The following proteins are co-located in the Falsihalocynthiibacter arcticus genome:
- a CDS encoding recombinase family protein, which translates to MASWGMIIGYARVSTAEQNLHAQIDSLNVVGAGRIFSETVSGAKAKRPELEKLLDQLRDGDIVIVTKYDRLARSLRDLLDIVEAIKERGAGFRSLAEDIDTTTHAGELIFHVFASIAHFERRRIAERTREGLAAARKRGRIGGRPPALSPDQKAEVIRMRDEERRPLREIASLFKVSIQTVRRIEGLSK; encoded by the coding sequence TTGGCATCATGGGGCATGATTATAGGATATGCTCGCGTTTCGACCGCAGAACAGAACCTGCACGCCCAGATTGATTCCTTGAATGTAGTGGGCGCGGGGCGGATATTTTCGGAGACTGTAAGCGGTGCGAAGGCCAAGCGGCCAGAGCTTGAAAAGTTGCTAGACCAGCTTCGTGACGGCGACATCGTTATCGTGACCAAGTATGATCGTCTTGCTCGTTCCTTGCGCGATCTTCTCGACATTGTGGAGGCCATCAAAGAGCGTGGCGCGGGTTTCCGTTCCTTGGCGGAGGACATTGACACCACCACGCACGCAGGAGAGCTTATTTTCCACGTCTTTGCATCCATCGCCCATTTTGAGCGCCGCAGGATAGCAGAGCGTACCCGCGAAGGTTTGGCCGCAGCCCGCAAGCGTGGCCGCATCGGTGGTCGTCCCCCTGCCCTATCGCCTGATCAAAAAGCTGAGGTGATCCGTATGCGCGACGAAGAACGCCGCCCACTTCGAGAGATTGCCAGCTTGTTCAAGGTTAGCATACAGACAGTGCGAAGGATTGAGGGTTTGAGTAAATGA
- a CDS encoding abortive infection family protein gives MSGFDDIPDDVTERVEMAEGILTSRATGGAGDNGVYAFLRRELMADPVIRDLLPKFVRTYRSLDAFWPFIKNEAPSYAERREIIGRAFTPLMDHLEGRNSSPADKPSSDILEVFDADGVHAVWAKALERRNSDPEGAITVARTLLETVTKRILDELGETYSDKSDLPKLYASAAKALNLAPSQHTEEPIKAILGGAMNLVSGIGTLRNRLSDSHGRGGRLPVKPSPRHASLAVNTAGAVATFLVETFLERQKAE, from the coding sequence ATGAGTGGATTTGACGACATACCAGACGATGTCACTGAACGTGTGGAAATGGCGGAAGGCATTTTGACTTCACGCGCAACAGGTGGCGCAGGCGACAACGGCGTTTATGCCTTCTTGCGTCGTGAGTTGATGGCTGACCCCGTTATTCGCGATCTGCTGCCCAAGTTTGTGCGGACATACCGAAGCCTTGATGCATTCTGGCCGTTCATAAAGAACGAAGCCCCATCCTATGCGGAGCGCCGTGAGATTATCGGCAGAGCTTTCACGCCGTTGATGGATCATTTGGAAGGACGTAACAGCTCACCCGCTGATAAACCGTCCTCTGACATACTGGAGGTCTTCGATGCAGATGGTGTTCATGCTGTTTGGGCAAAAGCGCTTGAGCGGCGTAACTCTGATCCAGAGGGCGCTATCACGGTTGCGCGTACCCTGCTTGAGACTGTGACAAAGCGCATCCTTGATGAGCTGGGAGAAACTTACTCTGACAAATCCGATCTTCCAAAACTGTATGCATCCGCTGCAAAGGCTTTGAACCTTGCGCCCAGCCAACACACGGAAGAGCCGATCAAAGCTATTTTAGGTGGTGCTATGAATCTTGTGAGTGGAATAGGCACTTTGAGAAACCGCTTATCGGACTCCCATGGACGCGGTGGCAGACTACCCGTAAAGCCTTCGCCGCGCCACGCGAGCCTTGCCGTCAACACGGCCGGCGCAGTTGCTACGTTCCTTGTTGAAACGTTCTTGGAGAGACAGAAGGCTGAATGA
- a CDS encoding FAD-dependent oxidoreductase, producing MNIAICGCGIGGISAAIFAQRLGFNVALFDQFEVPKPVGSGLVIQPVGLRVLEQLGAAKAALAKGAKGFRMLGHEAKSGRLVLDVSYGEKGGENFGLGIHRASLFGALMEVAEAEGIKVTGKHRVVSTDVNDQGRFLTFENGTSVGPFDLVIDTMGVGSPVSPLISKSLHYGAIWATVDWPDDCVLQYDCLQQRYRRASNMIGVLPIGTMPGENRRKAALFWSVPRTKIEQWQNSPIEEWRAEATNLWPELAPFTAQITDHSQMTPAVYSHGSLRKPFGDRILHIGDAAHRASPQLGQGANMALLDAAALMKCLKAFPLDQALSKYTKARRRHTNAYQAMSWAFTPMYQSNNRALPILRDYVLGPLSRIPPAPKVLSSLVKGTMINPMRGLPPM from the coding sequence ATGAATATTGCGATTTGTGGCTGTGGAATTGGTGGAATTTCCGCCGCGATTTTTGCCCAAAGACTGGGATTTAATGTGGCGCTGTTCGATCAATTTGAAGTGCCTAAACCGGTGGGGTCCGGACTGGTTATCCAGCCGGTTGGGTTGCGTGTTTTAGAGCAATTGGGTGCCGCAAAGGCCGCTTTAGCTAAAGGAGCCAAAGGGTTTCGCATGCTCGGACATGAGGCCAAAAGCGGCCGTCTGGTTTTAGATGTTTCCTACGGCGAAAAAGGTGGTGAGAATTTCGGCTTGGGTATTCATCGTGCCAGTTTGTTTGGCGCTTTGATGGAAGTTGCAGAAGCCGAGGGGATCAAAGTCACGGGGAAACATCGCGTGGTTTCCACAGATGTTAACGACCAAGGTCGATTTTTGACCTTTGAAAATGGTACATCTGTCGGGCCATTTGATCTCGTGATCGACACAATGGGCGTTGGCTCTCCTGTCAGTCCGCTAATCTCGAAATCGTTGCACTATGGCGCAATTTGGGCGACCGTAGACTGGCCAGATGATTGCGTCTTGCAATACGATTGCCTGCAACAACGCTATCGTCGTGCATCCAATATGATTGGGGTTTTGCCGATTGGAACGATGCCCGGTGAGAACAGGAGAAAAGCTGCGTTGTTTTGGTCAGTTCCCCGTACCAAAATTGAGCAATGGCAAAATAGTCCAATCGAAGAATGGCGCGCAGAAGCCACCAACCTTTGGCCGGAGTTGGCGCCCTTTACGGCTCAAATTACCGATCACAGCCAAATGACGCCTGCGGTTTATTCCCACGGCAGCCTGCGAAAACCGTTTGGCGACCGCATTCTCCACATAGGCGATGCCGCGCATCGTGCGAGTCCGCAATTGGGGCAGGGTGCCAATATGGCGTTATTGGATGCCGCCGCCTTGATGAAATGTCTGAAGGCGTTCCCGCTGGATCAAGCGTTATCAAAATACACCAAAGCCCGCAGGCGACACACGAATGCATATCAAGCGATGAGTTGGGCCTTCACTCCAATGTATCAATCCAACAATCGTGCTTTACCAATTCTGCGAGATTACGTTTTGGGCCCTCTCAGTAGAATACCACCAGCGCCCAAAGTTTTAAGCAGCCTAGTAAAGGGAACCATGATCAACCCGATGCGTGGGCTGCCTCCAATGTAA